Proteins encoded in a region of the Actinomycetota bacterium genome:
- a CDS encoding PASTA domain-containing protein, which yields LRAAGYDASVSRCPGTAGVVVSQSVSGGSVNICVGSGSSSLRTPGIGDDGPGSQPQAGPSRVPGVVGMSLAKASGTLSRAGFRSASSRQCREGAQSGVVWGQSPGGGSSAPRGTTVTLYSNPPGCD from the coding sequence TCCTGCGGGCGGCGGGTTACGACGCGTCGGTGTCCCGGTGCCCGGGCACGGCCGGTGTCGTGGTGAGCCAGAGCGTTTCAGGAGGATCGGTGAACATCTGCGTGGGCAGCGGATCTTCCTCCCTGCGCACCCCGGGCATTGGCGACGACGGTCCCGGCTCCCAGCCGCAGGCCGGTCCCTCCCGTGTGCCCGGCGTCGTCGGGATGTCCCTTGCCAAAGCCAGCGGGACGCTGTCCCGGGCCGGCTTCCGCTCCGCGTCCTCCCGGCAGTGCCGTGAAGGCGCTCAGTCCGGAGTGGTGTGGGGACAGAGTCCGGGCGGCGGATCCTCGGCTCCCCGCGGCACCACCGTCACGCTCTACTCCAACCCTCCGGGCTGCGACTGA
- a CDS encoding DNA-3-methyladenine glycosylase, with amino-acid sequence MRARKEAPGPRTPPPRSPAPTPLPPVLGRDFYERDVTEVARDLLGCYLVTGSGRALTGGRIVETEAYGGPGDPGSHADRAPSGRARIMFGPAGIAYVYFTYGVHFCINAVTGPEGVGSAVLLRALEPMWGVRRMREAGAPASLQDAKLASGPGRLCRALGVGRDDNGADLTTGRIRILSRDGAPPETIAGIRVGLTLDDRRPWRFWTPSPAVSRGPVR; translated from the coding sequence GTGCGTGCCCGCAAAGAAGCGCCCGGCCCCCGGACGCCCCCGCCCCGTTCCCCGGCGCCGACGCCCCTGCCCCCGGTCCTGGGCCGGGACTTCTACGAGCGCGACGTCACGGAAGTCGCCCGGGACCTGCTCGGCTGCTACCTCGTCACCGGGTCGGGCCGCGCGCTCACCGGCGGGCGCATCGTGGAGACCGAGGCCTACGGGGGGCCGGGAGACCCCGGCTCCCACGCCGACAGGGCTCCATCCGGGCGGGCGCGCATCATGTTCGGCCCCGCCGGCATCGCCTACGTCTACTTCACCTACGGGGTGCACTTCTGCATAAACGCGGTCACCGGCCCCGAGGGGGTGGGGAGCGCGGTCCTGTTGCGAGCGCTCGAGCCCATGTGGGGTGTGAGGCGCATGCGGGAGGCCGGCGCCCCGGCGTCGCTGCAGGACGCCAAGCTCGCGTCCGGCCCGGGACGCCTGTGCCGTGCCCTGGGTGTCGGCCGGGACGACAACGGCGCCGACCTCACGACGGGCAGGATCCGGATCCTGTCGCGCGATGGTGCTCCGCCCGAGACCATCGCAGGCATCAGGGTCGGCCTCACGCTGGACGACCGGCGGCCGTGGAGGTTCTGGACCCCGTCCCCTGCGGTCAGCCGCGGTCCGGTCCGCTAG